One window of the Deltaproteobacteria bacterium genome contains the following:
- a CDS encoding tryptophan 2,3-dioxygenase, with the protein MAHHKNYPPISYSEYLKTESLLDLQSPRSLTFGNEAHDEMLFIIVHQTYELWFRQILHEIDSVLAVFQQKVVQEEDMGRVVSRLTRIVEIQRLLVDQVAVLETMTPLDFLEFRDMLYPASGFQSIQWRLIENKLGLKATNRLKYNAQPYYAHAAPADQKKLLESESTPSLFDRIDAWLSRMPFLDSKDFNFVEQYSAAVKEMLDRDEESIRRFAKSDEDLNRNLKTVDDSKRVFECLLVEEKYKTLVEAGTFRLQHKSIQAAIFILLYRDQPVFSLPFQMLTKLQDIDELMTTWRYRHALMAHRMLGTKIGTGGSSGHQYLKAATDHHRVFSDLFNLATFLIPRSQLPHLPESFSRKLGFHL; encoded by the coding sequence ATGGCACACCATAAAAACTATCCCCCAATTTCATACTCTGAATATCTAAAAACTGAATCGCTGCTAGATCTTCAATCGCCTCGAAGTCTAACGTTCGGAAACGAAGCGCACGATGAAATGCTGTTCATCATTGTCCACCAAACTTATGAGCTTTGGTTTCGCCAAATTCTTCATGAAATCGATTCAGTTTTAGCCGTCTTCCAACAAAAAGTGGTTCAAGAAGAGGACATGGGTCGAGTCGTAAGTAGACTTACGCGAATTGTGGAAATTCAAAGATTGCTTGTCGATCAAGTGGCGGTTCTAGAAACAATGACACCGCTGGATTTCCTCGAATTTCGAGATATGCTCTACCCGGCAAGTGGTTTCCAATCTATTCAATGGCGTTTGATCGAAAACAAACTGGGACTTAAAGCTACCAACCGACTCAAATACAATGCCCAACCGTATTACGCGCACGCTGCTCCAGCGGATCAAAAGAAACTGCTCGAAAGCGAATCAACGCCGTCGCTGTTTGATCGGATCGATGCGTGGCTGTCACGGATGCCTTTTCTCGACTCAAAAGATTTCAATTTCGTAGAGCAGTACTCAGCTGCAGTTAAAGAAATGCTCGATCGAGACGAAGAAAGTATTCGCCGTTTTGCTAAGTCGGATGAAGACCTCAATCGAAACTTGAAAACGGTCGACGATTCGAAACGCGTATTCGAATGCTTGTTAGTGGAAGAAAAATATAAAACTCTTGTTGAAGCCGGCACATTCCGCCTCCAACATAAATCGATCCAAGCTGCAATTTTTATTCTACTGTATCGCGACCAACCGGTTTTTAGCTTGCCGTTTCAAATGCTAACCAAACTTCAAGACATCGATGAATTAATGACAACCTGGCGTTATCGGCATGCACTTATGGCTCACAGAATGTTGGGAACAAAAATCGGAACCGGCGGCTCAAGCGGGCACCAATATCTCAAGGCCGCAACAGATCACCACCGCGTTTTTAGCGATCTGTTTAATCTGGCCACTTTTCTAATTCCACGGTCTCAGCTACCCCATCTTCCAGAATCATTTTCTAGAAAGCTCGGCTTTCACCTCTAA
- a CDS encoding peroxiredoxin gives MIRPATGGKNISLQDFKGSRVVIYFYPKDNTPGCTVEGQDFKRLKSEFAAKNTVVLGVSRDSLKSHESFKEKCGFTFDLLVDEDESFCRSFDVIKLKKLYGREFMGIERSTFVIDEEGLILKEWRKVKVDGHAEEVLEFIGTLD, from the coding sequence ATGATTCGGCCAGCGACGGGCGGAAAAAATATTTCGCTTCAAGATTTTAAAGGAAGTCGGGTGGTTATCTATTTTTACCCGAAAGACAACACCCCAGGCTGTACTGTTGAAGGCCAAGATTTCAAGCGATTGAAAAGTGAATTTGCGGCGAAAAACACTGTTGTGCTTGGAGTTTCGAGGGATTCTTTGAAGTCGCATGAGAGCTTTAAAGAAAAGTGTGGATTCACATTTGATTTGCTTGTCGATGAGGATGAAAGCTTTTGTCGCTCGTTTGATGTGATCAAGCTGAAAAAACTCTACGGGCGAGAGTTCATGGGAATCGAGAGGTCTACATTCGTGATTGATGAGGAAGGACTCATTTTGAAAGAGTGGCGAAAGGTGAAAGTGGACGGTCATGCTGAAGAGGTACTTGAGTTTATAGGTACGCTAGACTGA
- a CDS encoding OmpA family protein, giving the protein MFRQDFCNVLKRKVFQASRFPIFAALLFLCSNGKTNVVGGDAQNFNPTSNGLDFVTVQSSETLRPGIFNLGLFLNHAVNSLPYFEASPGNRLNFTDSLTSFDFNAGVGLMDNWDVGFSLPQVLRQQVEDGSGSRGEFAATGMTEIRFNTKFRFLGDANGGVAAILSTNLNLIENNPYAGRDSGPTFNFELAGDTTVHRWAIGGNFGYRARSKGTKIPGSLADPLGNQWIASAAASYHFPEYSTKVISEIFGAVPSESSDSFGERSLSSFEWLIGLKYDVNTNLALHAGGGTELLQGVASPDWRLYAGLNYAFGPIEKDPPVNRPTAEKASVSYLEVVPIGVKSSIQERFRTRSIRFEFDSDRMIGRYDEVLRELADALSRGFKILRVEGHTDSVGPASYNESLSQKRSIAIRKRLIEKFGLNGNKIQAVGYGETRPIEDNGNYQGRQANRRVEFEVDR; this is encoded by the coding sequence ATGTTCAGACAAGACTTCTGCAATGTGTTGAAGCGCAAAGTGTTCCAAGCCTCGCGGTTTCCGATATTTGCTGCCCTTTTGTTTCTCTGTAGCAATGGAAAAACCAATGTCGTTGGCGGCGATGCTCAGAATTTCAACCCAACCAGTAATGGGCTTGATTTTGTTACCGTACAAAGCTCAGAAACGCTTCGCCCTGGAATTTTCAACCTCGGTCTATTTTTGAACCATGCTGTGAATTCACTTCCCTACTTCGAAGCTTCGCCAGGAAATCGCCTTAACTTCACAGACAGTCTGACGTCGTTTGATTTCAACGCGGGTGTCGGACTTATGGACAATTGGGACGTAGGCTTCAGTCTTCCCCAAGTACTCCGACAGCAAGTCGAAGACGGCTCGGGGTCGCGTGGGGAATTTGCAGCGACTGGGATGACAGAGATTCGATTCAATACAAAATTTCGATTCTTGGGCGATGCTAACGGAGGCGTTGCAGCGATTTTGTCGACAAATTTGAATTTGATTGAAAACAACCCCTATGCGGGGCGAGATAGCGGACCAACATTTAATTTCGAACTTGCAGGCGACACGACTGTCCACCGCTGGGCGATCGGCGGCAATTTCGGTTATCGCGCGCGCTCAAAAGGAACGAAAATTCCTGGGTCTCTCGCTGATCCTCTTGGCAATCAGTGGATTGCTTCCGCAGCCGCTAGCTATCACTTCCCTGAGTACAGCACGAAAGTCATTTCGGAAATCTTCGGCGCTGTTCCAAGCGAATCAAGCGACAGCTTTGGTGAGCGCAGTCTCTCAAGCTTTGAGTGGTTGATCGGACTAAAATACGACGTGAACACAAATCTCGCGCTGCACGCGGGCGGTGGCACAGAGTTACTTCAAGGCGTGGCCTCTCCAGATTGGCGACTCTACGCTGGCCTTAATTATGCTTTCGGACCCATCGAAAAAGATCCACCAGTCAATCGACCTACAGCAGAAAAGGCCAGCGTCAGTTATTTAGAAGTTGTTCCGATCGGCGTGAAATCCTCTATCCAAGAGCGCTTTCGAACAAGATCCATTCGGTTTGAATTTGATTCGGACAGAATGATCGGCCGTTACGACGAAGTTCTGCGAGAATTGGCCGACGCACTTTCTCGTGGCTTTAAAATTCTCCGCGTGGAAGGCCACACTGATTCCGTTGGGCCAGCAAGCTACAACGAATCTCTTTCGCAAAAACGATCCATCGCAATTCGCAAACGATTGATCGAGAAATTCGGTCTCAACGGCAATAAAATTCAAGCAGTGGGATACGGCGAAACAAGGCCGATCGAAGATAACGGTAACTACCAAGGGCGCCAAGCAAATCGCCGAGTCGAGTTCGAAGTCGATCGATAA
- a CDS encoding cyclase family protein gives MTASTGVFPGDVPFRRVVAMSFEAGHHLTLSSIQTTLHVGAHADAASHYSADGEGIDHRDPSIYIGPALVVRAKVSRGARITEACFDGSFREALRDGKELPGRLLVWTGTFPDPQSWNSDFASFDSEFIEQVARLGVRLIGIDTPSIDPETSKALESHQAVRRLSLGVLEGLCLDSVPEGLFTLLAQPVKIGGGDAGFVRALLLDGKIVDASGEVPSAFTWIECENKQGLA, from the coding sequence TTGACTGCATCGACAGGAGTTTTTCCTGGCGACGTACCATTTCGTCGAGTCGTTGCCATGAGCTTCGAAGCTGGGCACCATCTCACCTTGAGTTCGATCCAGACCACGCTTCACGTCGGTGCGCATGCGGATGCAGCTTCGCATTATAGCGCTGACGGCGAAGGAATTGACCATCGAGATCCATCCATTTACATCGGGCCCGCGCTAGTCGTGCGTGCGAAAGTCAGCCGTGGTGCTCGTATTACCGAGGCCTGTTTTGATGGAAGCTTTCGGGAGGCCCTGCGGGATGGAAAAGAGCTACCTGGTAGGCTTCTTGTTTGGACCGGAACCTTTCCAGATCCGCAAAGTTGGAATTCAGACTTCGCAAGTTTTGATTCCGAATTTATCGAGCAGGTTGCAAGACTCGGCGTTCGGCTAATTGGAATCGACACCCCATCGATCGATCCTGAAACCTCAAAGGCACTTGAATCTCACCAAGCCGTGCGGCGTTTGTCGCTAGGAGTTTTAGAGGGACTTTGTTTAGATTCAGTTCCGGAGGGTCTCTTCACGCTTTTGGCCCAGCCGGTGAAAATTGGCGGCGGGGACGCGGGTTTTGTAAGAGCTCTTTTGTTGGACGGCAAGATTGTTGACGCGTCAGGGGAAGTTCCGTCGGCTTTCACCTGGATCGAATGTGAAAATAAACAAGGTCTTGCGTGA
- a CDS encoding L,D-transpeptidase gives MKVNALRRAQTALLAITIASLATACSKSELTQSDKVASNTGYEVTEEQVGIVAQSEVKESKRFFISAESIRVRATPETDTVENVVGRLYVNDQVEVIDATPVGKDALVKVRVISSTSSLPGDSELYVSSKYFNAEKKAIDPVATSIQAPAADTPKVIGQRAAKANRLFVVTNVATEKLRVYERCLPAEGCVNRMILETDVVNGEDDDGTRTNVGFYQVQYWVKFYEVYRDGAKTYPAWYKPGYPAVPEPGNRTAWFNSSYMPNGEGDMRGAFGWYTKFVGPNANGQWTHGTAGWGKDKKDFITFKESFWGKLTNLFTSIRSHGCTRVDNESIAYLRSLVPVGTPLIKIYAREAYRDPARSMYPKNAGRWEYILTKNGHQAKNNHQLADRQTVLNEGTPRSEWLDQGVYDVDQTPDVADGDLYSLGGSSFRGHFVVDEGTVVNYQHPSGMKRGGYSDRLVPDYMVSNNADVKGETNKDRGEPRNNGNNHFNNDWHNNYGGG, from the coding sequence ATGAAAGTGAACGCACTTCGACGAGCACAAACAGCCCTACTGGCGATCACGATCGCCTCTTTGGCAACTGCGTGTTCAAAGTCTGAACTAACACAATCTGATAAAGTTGCTTCGAACACGGGCTACGAAGTGACTGAAGAGCAAGTCGGGATCGTAGCTCAGTCAGAAGTAAAAGAATCCAAACGCTTCTTTATCTCTGCAGAATCTATTCGCGTTCGCGCGACACCTGAAACTGACACTGTTGAAAATGTCGTCGGCCGTCTTTACGTCAATGACCAAGTTGAAGTCATCGACGCAACCCCTGTCGGCAAAGATGCGCTTGTCAAAGTTCGGGTCATTTCTAGCACGTCCTCACTTCCCGGTGACAGCGAACTCTATGTGTCGTCGAAATACTTCAATGCAGAAAAAAAAGCGATCGACCCTGTTGCGACTTCGATTCAGGCACCAGCTGCTGACACTCCGAAAGTCATCGGTCAACGGGCGGCGAAAGCCAATCGCCTGTTCGTTGTCACAAACGTGGCGACAGAGAAGCTGCGCGTTTACGAGCGTTGTCTTCCAGCCGAAGGATGCGTTAACCGCATGATTCTCGAAACTGACGTTGTTAACGGTGAAGATGATGACGGAACTCGTACAAACGTCGGATTTTATCAAGTTCAATACTGGGTAAAGTTCTATGAAGTTTATCGTGACGGCGCAAAAACTTATCCGGCTTGGTACAAACCAGGGTACCCTGCGGTTCCAGAACCAGGAAACCGAACCGCTTGGTTTAACAGCTCTTACATGCCGAATGGCGAAGGCGACATGCGCGGAGCTTTTGGTTGGTACACGAAATTCGTTGGTCCGAATGCTAACGGCCAATGGACTCATGGCACAGCCGGCTGGGGAAAAGACAAAAAAGACTTCATTACCTTCAAAGAATCATTTTGGGGTAAACTTACGAACCTCTTCACCTCGATCCGAAGCCATGGTTGCACACGGGTCGACAACGAATCGATCGCCTACCTCCGAAGTCTCGTTCCAGTTGGTACGCCGTTGATCAAAATTTATGCGCGTGAAGCATATCGCGATCCGGCTCGTTCAATGTATCCGAAAAACGCTGGGCGATGGGAATACATCCTCACGAAAAATGGACATCAGGCGAAAAACAACCACCAGCTAGCAGATCGCCAAACCGTTCTTAATGAAGGCACTCCACGATCAGAGTGGCTAGACCAAGGGGTTTATGACGTTGATCAAACACCAGATGTAGCAGACGGCGATCTCTATAGTCTTGGTGGTTCGTCCTTCCGCGGTCACTTTGTCGTGGACGAAGGAACAGTCGTTAACTACCAACATCCATCGGGCATGAAACGCGGTGGCTACAGTGACCGGCTTGTTCCAGATTACATGGTTTCAAACAACGCTGATGTAAAAGGTGAAACGAATAAAGATCGCGGGGAACCACGCAACAATGGAAACAACCATTTTAACAATGACTGGCACAATAACTACGGCGGCGGCTAA
- a CDS encoding L,D-transpeptidase family protein: MKHSPTPLNSIKIALLSALIGSSLTVSATALGNEGFQSPLQRSASVSSLIQVEGLSQAEKTRLRGFLRTAAYGESAPGAVRISANLLDAVANDGRGSTRKAKPKPNDDGECFFQVPERFSLFKATTDRDPCAGLGTLLIADTETQILYLCKNGKSVKDFDFAKGWNGTAKREEGDERTPLGVYNIKAPQKSSSGFHKFIHISYPTPHQKSQGYTGSNVGIHGPSRWARCLGRLNTYVFDWTNGCIAVGSDREIDEVSRFVEENTVTKLAVYPLEETGNSLAK; encoded by the coding sequence ATGAAACATTCCCCTACTCCCCTAAATTCCATCAAAATCGCTCTTTTGTCGGCTCTCATTGGCTCAAGCCTAACCGTTTCGGCAACCGCCTTAGGAAATGAGGGTTTTCAAAGTCCACTTCAGCGATCAGCCTCCGTATCCTCACTCATTCAGGTCGAGGGGCTCTCACAAGCCGAGAAAACTCGTCTTCGAGGTTTTCTGCGAACAGCAGCCTACGGTGAAAGTGCGCCAGGAGCCGTGAGGATTTCCGCAAACCTCCTGGATGCTGTCGCTAATGATGGACGTGGGTCTACACGCAAAGCGAAACCAAAACCGAATGATGACGGTGAGTGCTTTTTCCAGGTCCCGGAACGCTTTTCGCTTTTCAAAGCGACCACTGACAGAGATCCATGTGCTGGCCTCGGGACACTTTTAATTGCAGATACCGAAACCCAAATCCTTTACCTCTGCAAGAACGGAAAGTCCGTTAAAGACTTCGACTTTGCAAAAGGATGGAATGGTACCGCAAAGCGGGAAGAAGGCGACGAACGAACGCCACTCGGCGTCTACAACATCAAGGCTCCGCAGAAATCTTCAAGTGGGTTTCATAAATTCATCCACATCAGCTATCCGACCCCGCACCAGAAAAGCCAAGGCTATACTGGCTCGAATGTCGGCATTCACGGTCCAAGCCGATGGGCGCGATGCCTCGGAAGACTTAACACCTACGTTTTTGATTGGACAAACGGTTGCATCGCCGTTGGGAGCGACCGCGAAATTGACGAAGTCAGTCGCTTCGTAGAAGAAAACACAGTCACGAAACTCGCTGTGTATCCGCTGGAAGAAACAGGGAACTCACTTGCGAAATAG
- a CDS encoding patatin-like phospholipase family protein encodes MTKKINLALQGGGSHGAFTWGVLDRLLEDPRLEFDGLSGTSAGAVNGLVMASGLAQGGRDGARLALRDFWLAVGEMHQLTPYRRHPLDVVFGRFGFDLSWSYHLFASFTHLVSPYQWNPMNINPLRELIAKHVDFEAVRSLDSMKIFVSATSIETGHIRVFRREEMTQAALMASTALPLMFHAVEVDNQHYWDGGFVGNPALYPLFYECDSQDIVIVQINPIKRESVPKSVFEIQDRMSEISFNASLASEMRAVHFVNRLIQKGALDGERYRPILVHMIESEVELMRLGSATKVLIEPQFLKHLYEMGRKSADGWIEKSFEKIGKESSIDIKGRFL; translated from the coding sequence ATGACGAAGAAAATCAATCTTGCCCTTCAGGGAGGCGGCTCCCACGGAGCTTTCACGTGGGGAGTTTTAGATCGTCTATTGGAAGATCCGAGACTTGAGTTCGATGGACTTTCGGGGACCTCTGCAGGTGCAGTGAACGGACTAGTTATGGCTTCAGGTCTGGCGCAAGGCGGTCGCGATGGAGCTCGATTGGCACTTCGAGATTTCTGGCTTGCGGTTGGAGAAATGCACCAACTGACACCTTACCGGCGCCACCCTCTGGATGTGGTATTTGGCCGCTTCGGATTTGATCTTTCCTGGTCCTATCATCTGTTTGCGTCTTTCACGCATTTGGTTTCCCCGTACCAGTGGAACCCAATGAACATTAATCCGCTTAGAGAGCTGATTGCGAAGCATGTCGATTTTGAGGCCGTTCGTTCGCTTGATTCGATGAAAATATTTGTATCGGCGACGTCCATCGAAACAGGTCATATACGTGTCTTCCGACGAGAGGAAATGACACAAGCTGCTCTGATGGCGAGTACGGCGCTACCGTTGATGTTCCATGCGGTCGAAGTTGATAATCAACATTACTGGGATGGCGGCTTCGTAGGGAATCCGGCACTGTATCCCCTGTTTTACGAGTGCGATTCGCAAGACATCGTGATCGTGCAAATCAATCCGATCAAGCGAGAGTCGGTCCCAAAATCAGTATTTGAAATTCAAGACCGAATGTCTGAGATTTCCTTTAATGCCAGTCTTGCCAGTGAAATGCGAGCGGTGCATTTTGTGAATCGATTGATTCAAAAGGGAGCCCTGGACGGTGAGCGCTATCGCCCGATCTTAGTTCACATGATTGAAAGCGAAGTAGAGTTGATGCGCCTTGGGTCTGCTACTAAAGTTTTGATTGAGCCTCAGTTTCTAAAGCACTTGTATGAAATGGGCCGCAAATCGGCAGATGGTTGGATCGAAAAGAGCTTCGAGAAAATCGGAAAAGAATCTTCGATCGACATCAAGGGGCGATTTCTTTGA